From a region of the Paenibacillus segetis genome:
- a CDS encoding demethylmenaquinone methyltransferase has product MKNESTTKPKEQFVHSVFESIAPKYDIMNDILSFRRHKAWRKFTMAKMNMSQGDNAIDLCCGTCDWTISMANTSGGHITGLDFSENMLEIGRHKINDQNLNDNITLIQGNAMDLPFEDNTFDYATIGFGLRNVPDLHQVLREMKRVVKPGGMVVCLELSKPTWQPFKGLYYFYFEKVLPKLGKLFAKRYEQYKWLPDSLAQFPGREVLAQIFTETGLKEVRAYPLTGGIAALHIGTKEKPDV; this is encoded by the coding sequence ATGAAAAATGAGTCCACAACCAAGCCGAAAGAACAATTTGTTCATTCCGTCTTTGAGAGTATTGCTCCAAAATACGATATCATGAATGATATTTTGAGCTTCAGACGCCATAAGGCTTGGCGTAAATTTACAATGGCTAAGATGAATATGTCCCAGGGTGACAATGCTATTGACTTATGTTGTGGTACTTGTGATTGGACTATTAGCATGGCTAATACTTCAGGTGGGCATATTACGGGTCTTGATTTTAGCGAGAATATGTTAGAGATTGGACGTCACAAAATCAACGATCAAAACTTGAATGACAATATTACATTAATTCAGGGTAATGCCATGGACCTACCGTTTGAAGATAATACTTTCGATTATGCGACAATTGGTTTTGGTCTTCGTAATGTTCCTGATCTCCATCAAGTATTACGCGAAATGAAACGTGTTGTGAAACCGGGTGGAATGGTCGTATGCTTAGAGTTGTCGAAGCCAACCTGGCAACCGTTCAAAGGTCTTTATTATTTTTACTTCGAAAAGGTACTTCCCAAGCTAGGAAAGTTATTTGCAAAACGCTATGAACAGTATAAGTGGCTTCCTGATTCCCTTGCTCAATTTCCAGGGCGTGAAGTATTAGCGCAAATTTTTACGGAGACAGGATTAAAAGAGGTTAGGGCTTATCCTTTGACTGGCGGAATTGCAGCCTTGCATATCGGAACAAAGGAGAAGCCAGATGTATAA
- a CDS encoding HU family DNA-binding protein encodes MNKSDLISQVVESTELSKKDATKAVDAVFEAISTALQNGDKVQLVGFGNFEVRERSARKGRNPQTGEEIEIAASKVPAFKPGKALKDGIK; translated from the coding sequence ATGAACAAATCTGACTTGATTTCTCAAGTTGTGGAAAGCACGGAATTGTCCAAGAAGGATGCAACCAAAGCGGTTGATGCAGTATTCGAGGCTATTTCAACAGCTCTCCAAAACGGTGATAAAGTACAATTGGTTGGCTTTGGTAACTTTGAAGTACGCGAGCGTTCTGCCCGTAAAGGCCGTAACCCGCAAACCGGAGAGGAAATCGAAATTGCTGCGAGTAAAGTTCCCGCTTTCAAACCGGGTAAAGCACTCAAAGACGGAATCAAATAG
- the spoIVA gene encoding stage IV sporulation protein A, which produces MEKVDIFKDIAERTGGDIYLGVVGAVRTGKSTFIKRFMETVVLPNIANEADRVRAVDELPQSAAGKTIMTTEPKFVPNNAVQIKVAEGLDVNVRLVDCVGYAVEGAKGYEDENGPRMISTPWFEEPIPFQEAAEIGTRKVIQEHSTLGVVVTTDGTIADIPRYSYVESEERVVAELKEVGKPFVLVINSTRPNSDETLQLRGELAAKYDIPVITLSAATMTEEDVTGVLREVLYEFPVHEVNVNLPSWVMVLNEDHWLRSNYENSVRDTVKDIRRLRDVDRVVSNFLDYDFIARAGLSGLNMGQGVAEIDLYAPDDLYDRILMEVVGVEIRGKDHLLQLMQEFTHAKKEYDRFAEALEMVKTTGYGIAAPSLAEMALDEPELIRQGSRFGVRLKATAPSIHMIRVDVESEFAPIIGTEKQSEELVRYLMQDFENDPIKIWESDIFGRSLHSIVREGIQGKIAMMPDNARYKLQETLGRIINEGSGGLIAIIL; this is translated from the coding sequence TTGGAGAAAGTGGATATTTTTAAGGACATTGCCGAACGTACCGGAGGAGACATTTATCTAGGTGTCGTAGGAGCAGTCCGCACCGGGAAATCGACCTTTATCAAAAGATTCATGGAGACGGTCGTCCTACCGAACATCGCGAATGAAGCGGATCGAGTACGCGCGGTGGATGAACTTCCGCAAAGCGCGGCTGGCAAAACGATCATGACGACCGAGCCCAAATTTGTACCTAACAATGCGGTACAAATTAAGGTGGCTGAAGGTCTTGATGTGAACGTGAGGCTCGTTGATTGCGTTGGTTATGCTGTTGAAGGAGCTAAAGGCTATGAGGACGAGAATGGACCTCGAATGATATCGACACCTTGGTTCGAAGAACCTATTCCGTTTCAGGAAGCGGCAGAAATTGGAACTCGGAAGGTCATTCAAGAACATTCCACACTTGGTGTGGTTGTAACGACAGACGGTACGATCGCGGACATTCCTCGTTACTCCTATGTGGAATCGGAAGAACGGGTGGTAGCCGAGCTGAAGGAAGTAGGCAAACCGTTTGTACTCGTCATTAACTCGACACGTCCGAATAGCGATGAAACACTGCAATTACGTGGTGAATTAGCTGCGAAGTACGACATCCCTGTTATTACACTTAGTGCTGCAACCATGACAGAGGAAGATGTCACTGGTGTGCTACGAGAAGTATTATATGAGTTCCCTGTTCATGAAGTTAACGTGAATCTACCTAGCTGGGTAATGGTGCTGAATGAGGATCATTGGCTCCGCAGTAATTATGAGAATTCTGTCCGCGATACAGTGAAGGACATCAGACGGTTACGGGATGTTGATAGAGTCGTTAGTAACTTCTTAGACTATGACTTTATCGCTCGTGCAGGACTTAGTGGTTTGAACATGGGGCAAGGTGTGGCAGAAATCGATTTGTACGCACCTGACGATCTCTATGACCGCATCCTGATGGAAGTCGTAGGTGTGGAGATCAGAGGCAAGGATCACCTGCTACAGCTTATGCAGGAGTTCACACATGCGAAGAAGGAATATGACCGTTTTGCAGAAGCGTTAGAAATGGTCAAGACTACGGGCTATGGTATTGCAGCTCCATCACTGGCTGAAATGGCGCTCGATGAGCCAGAACTCATTCGCCAAGGATCAAGATTTGGCGTACGATTGAAAGCGACGGCTCCATCTATCCACATGATTCGAGTGGATGTAGAGTCAGAATTTGCTCCGATTATTGGCACGGAGAAGCAAAGTGAGGAATTGGTGCGTTATTTGATGCAGGATTTCGAGAACGATCCGATCAAGATTTGGGAATCCGACATCTTCGGTCGTTCGCTTCACTCCATCGTAAGAGAAGGAATTCAGGGGAAGATAGCGATGATGCCGGACAATGCTCGCTACAAGTTACAAGAAACGTTAGGCCGAATAATCAACGAAGGTTCCGGTGGTTTAATCGCCATTATTTTATAA
- the mtrB gene encoding trp RNA-binding attenuation protein MtrB: MDSHNHKASGGDEHEVISGDYFVVKAKEQGVTVIGLTRGKDTRFHHTEKLDKGEVLIAQFTSHTSAVKVRGKAIVMTKHGVVDTEE; encoded by the coding sequence ATGGATAGTCACAATCACAAAGCAAGCGGTGGAGACGAGCATGAAGTTATAAGTGGCGATTATTTCGTGGTGAAAGCCAAGGAACAGGGCGTTACGGTGATCGGGCTGACCCGAGGGAAAGATACTCGATTTCATCATACGGAGAAATTAGACAAGGGTGAAGTGCTTATTGCACAATTCACGAGTCACACGTCTGCCGTTAAAGTTAGAGGAAAAGCGATCGTGATGACAAAGCATGGTGTGGTTGATACGGAAGAATGA
- a CDS encoding 2Fe-2S iron-sulfur cluster-binding protein produces MEHQIKFIPPGKTIKVRPGSSVLHAAREARVFIATRCGGNAGCLMCKVEVVQGRESALTPPSDAERYKLGPLLEQGIRLACQARICGSAEVKLPEDPLKAAIRKQLEKQSADDELW; encoded by the coding sequence GTGGAACATCAAATTAAATTTATACCACCGGGGAAGACCATCAAAGTTCGTCCTGGAAGTAGTGTTCTACATGCAGCCCGCGAAGCGAGGGTGTTTATTGCAACTCGCTGTGGTGGTAATGCAGGATGTCTCATGTGCAAAGTTGAGGTTGTGCAAGGGCGCGAATCAGCGTTAACTCCTCCAAGTGATGCTGAGCGTTATAAGCTTGGACCTTTGCTGGAGCAAGGTATTCGTCTGGCTTGTCAGGCACGTATTTGTGGCTCAGCTGAGGTGAAACTCCCTGAAGATCCTCTGAAAGCGGCGATCCGCAAGCAATTGGAGAAACAAAGTGCGGACGATGAGTTATGGTAA
- a CDS encoding heptaprenyl diphosphate synthase component 1, producing MKPYRINELAQKYVEYDMISTHTALPEFPGSRVRLLYTFLNDRDGGRSNCTAETCALAAFLVQLGLDTHDKIDLEIRHQDERNMRSRQLKVLAGDYFSGVFYELLAQAGEIKIVSLMSSAICEVNRLKVNLYTKLKGMLLSAEDYLKERAQLNMTLFLSFTTLLDKSVHNVWRLLLSELSRCEVIFGEMKSTGELPQHHQGYAYFKIMETGTFEDKETVSGTSIADREWTSLLAKYNVKEQLTVLLSQSVERTQKLINECKSETIRSEVVKALEPFIEAVSPTCRSLQEG from the coding sequence ATGAAACCCTATCGCATAAATGAATTAGCACAAAAGTATGTTGAATATGACATGATTTCAACCCACACGGCGCTTCCGGAGTTTCCGGGTTCCCGTGTTCGTTTGCTTTATACATTTCTAAATGATCGGGACGGTGGTAGGTCCAATTGCACAGCAGAAACCTGTGCATTAGCGGCGTTTCTCGTACAGTTGGGTCTTGATACACATGATAAGATCGATTTGGAAATTAGGCACCAAGATGAACGAAATATGCGTTCTCGCCAGTTGAAGGTGTTGGCAGGTGATTACTTTAGTGGCGTTTTCTATGAGCTGCTGGCGCAAGCCGGAGAGATCAAAATTGTATCTTTGATGAGTTCTGCCATTTGTGAAGTGAATCGATTGAAAGTGAATCTATATACAAAACTAAAGGGAATGCTTCTGTCTGCTGAGGATTATTTGAAGGAGCGTGCTCAGCTGAATATGACTTTATTTCTTTCCTTCACTACTTTGTTAGACAAGTCGGTACATAATGTGTGGAGATTACTACTCTCTGAACTCAGCCGTTGTGAAGTGATTTTTGGAGAAATGAAGTCAACTGGGGAACTACCTCAGCATCATCAAGGTTATGCGTATTTCAAAATTATGGAGACCGGAACGTTTGAAGATAAGGAAACGGTGTCTGGAACTAGTATCGCAGATCGGGAATGGACCTCTCTATTAGCGAAATACAATGTGAAGGAACAGTTGACAGTCTTACTAAGTCAGTCGGTAGAGCGCACGCAAAAGCTGATCAATGAATGTAAGAGTGAGACGATACGCTCTGAGGTTGTGAAGGCATTGGAGCCTTTTATTGAGGCTGTTTCACCAACGTGTCGTTCATTACAGGAAGGGTGA
- a CDS encoding UbiA-like polyprenyltransferase, producing MYKKVAIFLQMIKFEHTVFALPFAFMGALIGNVAIHQQLPSWAQIGWVLLAMFGARSAAMGLNRLIDRVSDAKNPRTSNRAIPAGLLQIGEVLLFILASFAMLFLAAFMLDPLAFKLLPIAVIMLVAYSYTKRFTWLCHVVLGLTIALAPLGAWAAVTGVVDWTAIVFFITITFWIAGFDIIYSCQDVDFDRKEGLYSIPVRFGVAKSLKIARVFHIITALGFIALLLMTNLGGWYIAGMVIAYLILFYEHYIVSPDDLSRLQTAFFTMNGVLSIVVFSFTLIDLVVRYY from the coding sequence ATGTATAAAAAAGTAGCTATTTTCCTGCAAATGATTAAATTTGAACATACGGTATTTGCGTTGCCTTTTGCTTTTATGGGTGCCTTAATTGGTAATGTCGCCATTCATCAACAACTCCCGTCGTGGGCACAGATTGGTTGGGTATTGCTTGCTATGTTTGGTGCCCGTAGTGCAGCAATGGGGTTGAATCGATTGATTGATAGAGTTAGTGATGCAAAGAACCCTCGTACCTCTAATAGAGCTATACCAGCGGGACTATTGCAAATTGGTGAAGTGCTGCTATTTATTCTTGCTTCCTTTGCCATGTTGTTTTTGGCGGCTTTTATGCTAGACCCATTGGCTTTCAAACTGCTTCCCATAGCGGTAATCATGTTAGTAGCTTATTCCTATACCAAACGTTTCACTTGGTTATGTCATGTGGTACTTGGGCTTACGATTGCTCTAGCTCCTCTCGGTGCATGGGCCGCGGTTACTGGAGTTGTGGATTGGACTGCAATAGTATTCTTTATAACAATTACGTTCTGGATCGCGGGTTTTGATATCATTTATTCTTGTCAGGATGTTGATTTCGATCGCAAAGAGGGTTTATATTCCATTCCTGTTCGGTTTGGAGTGGCTAAATCACTGAAGATTGCTCGTGTATTCCATATTATTACTGCTTTAGGCTTTATCGCACTTTTACTTATGACTAATCTAGGCGGTTGGTATATTGCTGGTATGGTAATCGCTTATCTAATTTTATTCTATGAGCACTATATCGTATCACCAGATGACCTGAGTCGTCTGCAGACTGCTTTCTTCACAATGAATGGCGTACTGAGCATCGTAGTTTTCTCCTTTACCTTGATTGATTTGGTGGTGCGCTACTATTGA